A portion of the Hoylesella buccalis ATCC 35310 genome contains these proteins:
- a CDS encoding DMT family transporter: MKNKNKIQAHSAVILANVIFGLGVPVTKLLLDEWVSPMGYMFTRCLGAAVIFWLISLFMPKEHVERKDLLIIMLGGLLGFVVSQTLTAWALVYTTPVYFSLIATLTPVATMLMAAVFLKETLNGKKTIGVLIGIAGALLMVFMGWQGGSGTNDVLGIFLTILSLLTWVIYLLITRNVSQKYSAVTQMKWIFLISTIAVLPFAAPEWGQQKLFSAAWAWTGVAEMAFIVLFATVMGYFAIPFAMRYLTATTVSIYTNLQPVVASLVAIYIGQDVLTWDKPVAGILVLLSAYIITRKNVE; the protein is encoded by the coding sequence ATGAAAAATAAAAACAAAATACAGGCACACAGTGCCGTGATACTGGCCAACGTAATCTTTGGTTTAGGTGTACCCGTTACCAAACTCTTGCTCGACGAATGGGTGTCGCCCATGGGATACATGTTCACCCGATGCCTGGGTGCTGCGGTGATATTCTGGTTGATTAGTCTGTTCATGCCCAAAGAGCATGTTGAACGCAAAGACTTACTCATCATTATGCTGGGTGGTTTGCTTGGATTCGTGGTTTCACAAACGCTCACCGCCTGGGCTTTGGTATACACCACGCCCGTTTACTTTTCACTGATTGCCACACTGACACCCGTTGCCACCATGCTGATGGCAGCCGTTTTTTTGAAAGAGACGCTCAATGGAAAGAAGACGATAGGCGTACTCATCGGTATTGCCGGTGCGCTATTGATGGTATTCATGGGCTGGCAGGGCGGCTCAGGAACCAACGACGTGCTGGGCATCTTCCTCACCATTCTGAGTCTGCTCACCTGGGTCATCTATCTGTTGATTACCCGAAACGTTTCTCAGAAGTACTCGGCCGTGACCCAGATGAAGTGGATTTTCCTCATTTCTACCATCGCCGTGCTGCCATTTGCCGCCCCCGAATGGGGTCAGCAGAAACTTTTCTCTGCCGCATGGGCCTGGACAGGCGTAGCCGAAATGGCCTTCATCGTGCTGTTCGCTACCGTGATGGGCTACTTTGCCATACCGTTCGCCATGCGCTACCTGACCGCTACCACCGTAAGCATTTACACCAATCTGCAACCTGTGGTTGCTTCGTTGGTAGCCATCTACATCGGACAGGACGTGCTGACCTGGGACAAACCGGTGGCCGGCATTCTCGTTTTGCTGAGTGCCTACATCATCACCAGAAAAAACGTGGAATAA
- a CDS encoding 3'-5' exonuclease, which produces MQAMNTNKIQTTFTPDQFQQAVIQAEGGYHLVLAPPGCGKTQILTERIRRAHEQGMPFDKMLCLTFTNRAARGMKERIEAHIADEGVNEVYVGNVHRFCSKFLFDNSLVPAESSVIDDDDAVSILARYRDEDEYAVQANYRAKSEYTEVFHFAGFIHQLVHEHPKKLRLHPECVTARDVTALRTLCQVQRMEMTPATMLNVFRHSDVYEDLIQTEAYDLGSQRDIGALLKKMDQARHYMAYKKENKLLDFEDLLMLTYDALRADDKHELKRYDWIQVDEVQDLNPLQLALVDGFTSSDFHTVMYLGDEQQAIFSFMGAKMSTLDALRERCEGHVHRLFVNHRSPQYLLEVFNVYAEQQLGIDKNVLPTTNYLPQRKGDELQVMDSVTIDSEYRDVADVVNRLQAADARETSAVIVSANADAEMMSRALNDLSLSHFKVSGDDLFASQGVKLLLAHLNVLANEHNFIGWSRLFMGLHVFESNAAARGFVRGLLDRAMLPTDLLIYPESSYVQEFVKCYEQQDIVVFDTETTGLNVFEDDIVQIAAVRMRQGKVVPGSSFVVFMETDRDIPQRLGEIENPLIAEMQRHELHSHAEGLQMFMEYVGDSMLLGHNADYDYHILDFNLQRYLPAISLKEQCPRYLDSLKLVRLLEPNLREYKLKHLLSVLHLEGENAHLADADVDATCNVVRHCYGKAKLMVPSQLEWIRHPRFKKRAEVLRKNYLDIYNAAKQRLYQREKPGDEPVLVQEMQRFYAFLCSEKLLEPQDKLHYITQFLTDDIIDQAAAPSLVEQLWAYVTEINTLKEADLCNSQTLQERIFVTTVHKAKGLEFDNVIIFDAVDGRYPNFYNQNNERLLAEDKRKFYVAMTRAKKRLYVAWSTTRIDYYNRSHPRDITPFMRPILQFFEE; this is translated from the coding sequence ATGCAGGCCATGAACACGAATAAGATTCAGACAACTTTTACGCCCGACCAGTTTCAACAGGCGGTGATACAGGCCGAGGGTGGGTACCACCTGGTGCTGGCTCCGCCGGGATGTGGCAAGACCCAAATTCTCACCGAGCGCATTCGTAGGGCGCACGAACAAGGAATGCCATTCGATAAGATGCTGTGTTTGACGTTTACAAACCGCGCTGCCCGTGGCATGAAAGAACGTATTGAGGCGCATATTGCGGATGAAGGCGTTAACGAGGTGTATGTAGGAAACGTGCATCGGTTTTGTTCCAAATTCTTGTTCGACAATAGTTTGGTGCCTGCCGAGAGTTCGGTTATTGACGATGACGATGCTGTCAGCATCCTGGCTCGCTATCGGGATGAGGACGAATATGCGGTGCAGGCGAATTATCGAGCGAAAAGTGAATATACGGAGGTGTTTCATTTTGCGGGATTCATCCATCAACTGGTGCATGAACATCCCAAAAAACTGCGTCTACACCCTGAATGTGTGACGGCAAGGGACGTGACGGCGTTGCGCACGTTGTGCCAAGTGCAGCGAATGGAGATGACGCCTGCCACGATGTTGAATGTGTTCAGGCATTCGGATGTGTACGAGGATCTCATCCAGACCGAGGCATACGACCTGGGAAGTCAGCGTGATATTGGTGCCTTGCTGAAAAAGATGGACCAGGCGCGGCATTACATGGCGTACAAGAAAGAGAACAAACTGCTGGATTTTGAGGACTTGTTGATGCTTACTTACGATGCGCTGCGGGCCGACGACAAGCATGAGCTGAAGCGGTATGACTGGATACAGGTTGATGAGGTGCAAGACCTCAACCCGTTGCAGCTGGCACTTGTCGACGGTTTTACAAGTAGCGACTTCCACACCGTGATGTATCTGGGTGACGAGCAGCAGGCCATCTTTTCGTTCATGGGTGCCAAGATGAGCACGCTGGACGCCCTGAGGGAGCGTTGTGAGGGGCATGTTCACCGGCTGTTTGTCAACCATCGTTCCCCTCAATATCTGCTTGAAGTGTTCAATGTGTATGCCGAACAGCAGCTGGGAATAGACAAAAACGTGCTGCCAACGACCAATTATCTTCCCCAACGTAAGGGAGATGAGTTGCAAGTGATGGATAGCGTGACCATTGACTCGGAATACCGTGACGTTGCTGATGTGGTGAATCGGTTGCAAGCGGCGGATGCGAGGGAAACATCGGCGGTCATCGTGAGCGCCAATGCCGATGCCGAAATGATGAGTAGGGCGTTGAACGACTTGTCATTATCGCATTTTAAGGTGTCGGGAGATGATTTGTTCGCCTCGCAGGGCGTGAAGTTGCTGCTGGCACACCTGAATGTTTTGGCCAACGAGCACAACTTCATCGGTTGGTCACGATTGTTCATGGGGCTGCATGTCTTTGAGAGCAATGCGGCGGCGCGTGGCTTTGTGCGAGGATTGTTGGACAGGGCGATGCTACCAACCGACCTTCTGATATATCCAGAGAGCAGTTATGTGCAGGAATTTGTAAAGTGTTATGAGCAGCAGGATATTGTGGTGTTCGACACAGAAACCACCGGACTGAATGTTTTTGAGGACGACATCGTGCAGATTGCAGCTGTCAGGATGCGGCAAGGGAAAGTGGTTCCAGGCTCGTCGTTTGTCGTTTTTATGGAAACCGACCGTGACATTCCGCAACGACTGGGAGAGATTGAAAATCCATTGATTGCTGAAATGCAGCGACATGAGCTGCATAGTCATGCTGAAGGGTTACAGATGTTCATGGAATACGTGGGCGACAGCATGCTTTTGGGACATAATGCCGACTACGATTATCATATTCTGGATTTCAATCTGCAACGCTATTTGCCCGCCATATCGTTGAAAGAGCAGTGTCCACGCTATCTGGATTCGCTCAAACTCGTTCGGTTATTAGAGCCAAATCTGCGTGAGTACAAACTCAAGCACTTGCTCTCGGTGTTGCATTTGGAAGGAGAAAACGCCCATTTGGCCGATGCCGACGTTGATGCAACGTGCAATGTGGTGCGCCATTGCTATGGAAAAGCCAAGCTCATGGTACCTTCTCAGTTGGAATGGATACGTCATCCGCGGTTCAAGAAGCGGGCAGAGGTGTTGCGAAAAAACTATTTAGACATATACAATGCGGCCAAACAGCGGCTGTATCAGCGAGAAAAACCTGGCGATGAACCTGTGTTGGTGCAGGAAATGCAACGCTTCTATGCGTTTCTTTGTAGTGAAAAACTGTTGGAACCGCAAGATAAATTGCATTATATCACGCAGTTTCTCACGGATGATATCATTGACCAGGCAGCGGCACCATCGTTGGTGGAGCAGCTGTGGGCCTACGTCACGGAAATAAACACGTTGAAAGAGGCCGACTTGTGTAACAGTCAAACGCTGCAAGAGCGCATCTTTGTGACAACCGTTCACAAGGCAAAAGGACTGGAATTTGACAATGTCATCATCTTTGATGCCGTTGACGGACGCTATCCCAACTTCTACAATCAAAACAACGAACGGCTGTTGGCCGAAGACAAGCGTAAATTTTATGTAGCCATGACGCGGGCAAAGAAACGTCTTTATGTGGCTTGGTCGACCACAAGGATTGACTATTACAATCGTTCTCACCCGCGCGACATCACTCCCTTCATGAGGCCAATACTGCAATTCTTCGAAGAATGA
- a CDS encoding aminoacyl-histidine dipeptidase → MEKKDLQPASVFKQFAKINEIPRPSKREEKMIEYLKEFGKSHQLETSVDETGNVIIRKPATKGYEDRATVILQSHMDMVCDKLVDVEFDFDKDAIQTYIDGEWLTAKGTTLGADDGIGVAMELAVLESDDIEHGPIECVFTVDEETQLTGALGMKAGFMTGDYLINLDSEDEGKIYVSCAGGRSTIATFDYKAEEAPKDHFFMQISLKGLVGGHSGDDINKKRANAIKVLTRFLFNEQEKFDLRLASFNSGKLHNAIPRDGKVVFAVPNDAKEQVRADWNVFHHEVMQEFHVTDTDMVFNMESTEPQQVLPKDVSSKLILALQAVDNGIFAMCQDELLANMVETSSNVAAVKTMDGKVEILSSQRSNVMSNLDNMCNTVKAAYQLAGAKVEQTDGYPAWNMNPDSKLVKLTVETYKKLFNKEPEVLGIHAGLECGLFSERYPHIDMVSFGPTLRFVHTPDERLHIPTVQMVWDHLLEILKNIPVRK, encoded by the coding sequence ATGGAAAAGAAAGACTTACAACCAGCTAGCGTCTTCAAGCAGTTCGCCAAAATCAACGAGATACCACGCCCTTCCAAGCGTGAGGAAAAGATGATAGAATACCTCAAAGAGTTTGGCAAGAGTCATCAACTGGAAACGTCAGTAGATGAAACAGGCAACGTGATTATCCGCAAACCAGCCACCAAAGGCTATGAGGATCGTGCTACGGTGATACTCCAGAGCCACATGGACATGGTGTGTGACAAACTTGTAGACGTTGAGTTCGATTTCGATAAGGATGCCATCCAGACCTACATTGATGGCGAATGGCTTACCGCCAAGGGCACAACGCTCGGTGCAGACGATGGCATCGGCGTGGCTATGGAATTGGCTGTGCTCGAAAGTGACGACATTGAACACGGTCCGATAGAATGTGTTTTCACCGTTGACGAAGAGACACAACTAACGGGAGCGTTAGGGATGAAGGCCGGATTCATGACGGGTGATTATCTCATCAACTTAGATTCTGAAGACGAAGGCAAAATATATGTAAGCTGTGCGGGTGGCCGTAGCACCATTGCCACCTTCGATTACAAGGCAGAAGAGGCTCCAAAGGACCACTTCTTCATGCAAATTTCGCTGAAAGGTTTGGTGGGAGGCCACTCTGGGGATGACATCAATAAGAAGCGTGCCAATGCCATCAAGGTTTTAACGAGATTTCTTTTCAACGAACAAGAGAAATTTGATTTGCGCTTAGCAAGTTTTAATAGTGGCAAATTGCACAACGCCATCCCGCGTGATGGAAAGGTTGTGTTCGCCGTTCCCAATGATGCGAAAGAGCAAGTGCGTGCCGATTGGAATGTCTTCCATCATGAAGTGATGCAAGAATTCCATGTTACAGATACCGACATGGTGTTCAACATGGAAAGTACCGAGCCCCAACAGGTGCTTCCTAAGGACGTAAGCAGCAAACTGATACTGGCTCTGCAAGCCGTTGACAATGGCATCTTTGCCATGTGCCAAGATGAATTATTGGCCAATATGGTTGAAACATCAAGCAACGTGGCAGCGGTGAAGACCATGGATGGCAAGGTTGAAATCTTGTCGTCGCAACGCAGCAACGTGATGAGCAATTTGGACAATATGTGTAACACCGTGAAGGCCGCTTACCAATTGGCAGGCGCAAAGGTTGAACAAACCGATGGCTATCCAGCTTGGAACATGAACCCAGACAGCAAATTAGTCAAACTGACGGTCGAGACTTACAAGAAATTGTTCAACAAAGAGCCAGAAGTATTGGGCATTCATGCAGGACTTGAGTGCGGATTGTTCTCGGAACGTTATCCCCATATCGACATGGTTAGCTTCGGACCCACGCTTCGTTTCGTTCATACACCCGATGAACGTTTGCACATCCCTACCGTACAAATGGTTTGGGATCACCTTCTTGAGATATTGAAGAACATCCCTGTACGCAAATAG
- a CDS encoding OmpH family outer membrane protein, with protein MKKKIIRSVAVAALATLAFTACDNSKPQVDKKSEGTTAAVPTDMKIAYVEVDSIMTQYKFCKDYSLILQKKGQNIQNTLAGKQKQLEQAAANFQQKLQQNAYTRDQAESIQAGLQKQSADLQALNQRLSNEFQTETDKYNKALRDSIQHFLASYNKDKKYSLILSKAGDNLLYADKSYDITKDVVAGLNKAYKPIDTKKKADAKK; from the coding sequence ATGAAGAAAAAGATTATCCGTTCGGTAGCGGTTGCAGCACTTGCGACACTGGCTTTCACGGCATGTGACAATTCAAAACCTCAGGTTGATAAGAAGTCAGAAGGTACAACAGCTGCTGTTCCTACAGACATGAAAATTGCCTATGTTGAGGTAGACAGCATCATGACCCAGTATAAGTTCTGCAAAGACTATAGTTTGATTTTGCAGAAGAAGGGTCAAAACATTCAGAACACGCTGGCTGGAAAGCAGAAACAGTTGGAGCAAGCAGCTGCAAACTTCCAGCAGAAGCTTCAACAAAATGCATATACTCGTGACCAGGCAGAATCCATTCAGGCTGGATTGCAGAAGCAGAGTGCCGATCTACAGGCGCTCAATCAGCGTCTGAGCAATGAGTTTCAAACAGAAACCGATAAGTACAACAAGGCTCTCCGCGACTCCATTCAGCACTTCTTGGCAAGCTATAACAAGGATAAGAAGTATAGCCTCATCCTTTCCAAGGCAGGAGATAATCTGCTGTATGCCGACAAGAGCTATGACATCACCAAGGATGTGGTTGCTGGTTTGAACAAGGCTTATAAGCCAATCGACACAAAGAAAAAGGCTGACGCAAAGAAATAA
- a CDS encoding carboxypeptidase regulatory-like domain-containing protein produces MMKRWIGTGILLLVVSMAIMAQGNRTQKVLGRVTDVHGNPLADVSLSILNAEPLITQTTDKAGRFELQVPLGRQVLRASSVGYQDKEISLLLVMGEEVSLDVKLESATYNLKGVEVKRYYNKARPLQPLAYAGARSFSVEETERYAGSLGDPSRMVRSFAGVMPINDSRNEIVVRGNSSLGVQYRLDGIEIPNPNHFNAGLGMTAGQVTALNMNVVTNSDFLLGGWQATKGNALAAIFDLNLRKGNPNNHQMRFQMGYNGAELMTEGPMNKDGSMTYLASYRYSIPELASYAMKIFGKSMAVVPRYQDLTTKIDWRIHEGHTLSLIGIVGTSSIHLKTSELSGAGTTVQVDKLSFDQKVNLRSGLALLGMVYHGQLAARTDLHATLSWNYNDIKMRVYNKELANQEDFKMIFTDLTKERKLSFSADIRHRLSTHHDNLYVGTVVDQYYLNMFNEVEDTPYPLNDDRSTLSLYRAYAQYQHLFSDAFTVTAGVHGSYLPLNGNYALEPRAAAELKLGTHHTIGLAGGLYSQLPPHTFFFVREADGHYSDSNHHLGFSKSWHANLSHNYQINKDWRVHTELYCQWLFDIAAEDKAYGVSLLNYGAGENSMERIAGLRNIGRGRNYGLELTVEKFFSKNYFFLMSGTLYRSRYTDPVLNHEFSTVFDGGYILNVTGGFEWPVSSRWTLFASPQLALSGGLKYTPVDEVASQAAHDQVYQYDQWYQKQMPAYFRLDTRLGGRLNGKKVSQEWGIDLINLTNRKNIAYMFYDIDKRAYVSQYHFSFFPMVVYRLHFGL; encoded by the coding sequence ATGATGAAAAGGTGGATTGGCACTGGTATACTGTTGTTAGTTGTTTCCATGGCCATCATGGCACAAGGAAACAGAACGCAAAAGGTATTGGGTAGGGTGACGGACGTTCATGGAAACCCGTTGGCTGATGTTAGTTTGAGCATTTTAAATGCGGAGCCTTTAATTACCCAAACCACAGATAAAGCGGGTCGTTTTGAACTACAAGTACCGTTGGGCAGGCAAGTTTTGCGGGCCAGTTCAGTGGGCTACCAGGACAAGGAGATCAGTTTGTTGTTGGTTATGGGTGAAGAAGTGTCGCTTGATGTCAAACTGGAGTCTGCCACTTATAATCTCAAGGGGGTAGAGGTGAAGCGATATTACAACAAAGCTCGGCCCCTACAGCCGCTTGCCTATGCAGGTGCGCGAAGCTTTAGTGTGGAAGAAACAGAGCGATATGCGGGTTCGTTAGGCGATCCAAGCAGGATGGTGAGGAGCTTTGCAGGCGTGATGCCCATCAACGATTCGCGTAATGAGATCGTGGTGAGAGGCAACTCATCATTAGGGGTGCAATATCGATTGGATGGGATTGAAATTCCAAATCCTAACCATTTCAACGCCGGACTGGGAATGACGGCTGGACAGGTAACTGCCCTTAATATGAATGTTGTTACCAACTCTGATTTTTTATTGGGCGGTTGGCAGGCAACAAAAGGCAATGCACTGGCGGCAATCTTTGATCTGAATCTGAGAAAAGGCAATCCCAACAACCACCAAATGCGCTTCCAGATGGGCTATAATGGAGCCGAACTCATGACAGAGGGGCCGATGAACAAGGATGGTTCGATGACCTATCTTGCCTCCTATCGTTATTCCATCCCAGAGTTGGCAAGCTATGCCATGAAGATTTTTGGCAAATCCATGGCCGTTGTGCCAAGATATCAAGACCTTACCACCAAGATAGATTGGCGCATCCATGAGGGTCACACGCTTTCATTGATTGGCATTGTAGGTACAAGTAGCATTCATCTCAAGACATCAGAACTCTCCGGGGCGGGTACGACCGTGCAAGTTGACAAGCTATCGTTTGACCAAAAGGTTAACTTACGCAGTGGCTTGGCATTGTTAGGTATGGTCTATCATGGCCAACTGGCTGCTCGGACCGATCTTCATGCCACACTTTCTTGGAACTATAATGATATAAAGATGAGAGTGTACAATAAGGAATTGGCCAATCAAGAAGACTTTAAAATGATTTTTACGGATCTAACCAAGGAACGCAAACTCTCGTTTTCGGCCGATATCCGTCATCGATTATCCACGCATCACGACAATCTTTATGTGGGTACGGTTGTCGATCAATATTATCTCAATATGTTCAATGAGGTGGAAGATACACCCTATCCCCTCAATGACGATAGAAGCACATTATCACTTTATCGCGCTTATGCGCAGTATCAACATTTGTTCAGCGATGCTTTTACTGTCACTGCAGGCGTACATGGCAGTTATTTGCCCCTGAATGGCAACTATGCTTTGGAACCACGTGCTGCTGCTGAGTTAAAACTTGGTACCCATCACACCATTGGCCTCGCAGGAGGCCTTTACAGTCAGTTGCCTCCGCACACTTTTTTCTTCGTCAGAGAGGCCGATGGTCATTATTCGGACAGCAATCATCACTTGGGGTTCTCCAAGAGTTGGCATGCAAACCTCTCGCACAACTACCAAATTAACAAGGATTGGCGTGTGCATACAGAACTGTATTGTCAATGGCTTTTTGATATTGCGGCTGAGGACAAGGCCTATGGAGTGTCGCTACTCAATTATGGAGCAGGCGAAAACTCCATGGAACGCATCGCCGGACTTCGCAATATTGGCAGGGGACGAAACTATGGACTTGAACTGACGGTGGAAAAATTCTTCAGCAAAAATTATTTCTTCTTGATGTCCGGCACCCTCTATCGCTCACGCTATACCGACCCAGTACTCAACCATGAATTCAGCACAGTGTTTGATGGTGGTTACATCCTGAATGTCACTGGTGGGTTTGAATGGCCTGTGAGCAGCCGTTGGACCCTCTTTGCCTCACCTCAGTTGGCGCTCTCGGGTGGTTTGAAATACACGCCTGTTGATGAGGTGGCATCTCAAGCGGCTCACGACCAGGTGTACCAATACGATCAGTGGTATCAAAAACAAATGCCTGCTTACTTCAGATTGGACACTCGTTTGGGCGGCAGACTGAATGGTAAGAAGGTTTCACAGGAGTGGGGAATTGACTTGATTAACCTCACCAATCGAAAAAATATCGCATACATGTTTTATGATATTGACAAACGTGCGTATGTGTCACAATATCATTTCTCCTTTTTCCCAATGGTAGTCTACCGCCTACATTTTGGTCTGTAA
- a CDS encoding M6 family metalloprotease domain-containing protein has translation MKRLFSILLFIWMTPWIVAIPVKKSGWKVIRLARGVEVKAMFKGDEHLHYMEAEDGQKYVFDEQLQAYRPADFTTLARKAAAKRCRLAARRQAKTRVSLGEKHAGYEGKKKGLMILVDFEDAKFNETHTKELYQQITNKLGFVHELGFRGSVRDYFLDQSRGKFDLTFDVVGPIRMKKGYAYYGANDREGYDVRPHEMIQEACMGADAEVDFKDYDWDHDGKVDALYVLYAGQGENSAEGQDSKRVWPHQAELSESNFDFNLDQVTIDTYACGPELSSRTQIEGIGTICHEFSHVLGLPDMYDTLNGEAYGMFSWDVMDQGSYNVDGFVPAGYTSYERTYLGWLNPIELTSDLTVTNMKPLSEQGEAYVIYNENNRNEYYLLENRQKTGWDAGLGGEGLLILHVDFDAKTWADNTVNSQKDHQRCTIFHADNSDVYLDMWGNYSASEIAGDAYPYKANDSLTANSKPAARLFNANRWGTYFMNKDVNEITRNDDGTISFRFKVVAASTKPNQTPSDGILFHETFDQCKGTGGNDGKFSGQVARSMNDFMTDMEGWNVPSGAAYGGDRCAKFGTSSKNGTVLSPEFVAHGKDTLIFVAAPFGKDVNTLDVYINDSPLGVFTLERGKWTTIKVPFTGTGATTIQFIPYNRFFLDDVKVIGPTNKQETGIKQLEAKPNTRQPFKIYNLNGQFVGTKLDALPKGIYILDGKKILK, from the coding sequence ATGAAAAGATTATTCTCCATTTTATTATTTATATGGATGACGCCGTGGATTGTCGCCATACCAGTCAAAAAGAGCGGATGGAAAGTCATTCGTCTTGCGCGTGGAGTAGAGGTAAAAGCGATGTTCAAAGGCGATGAACACTTGCATTACATGGAGGCAGAAGATGGTCAGAAATACGTTTTTGACGAACAACTTCAAGCTTATCGACCTGCCGATTTCACAACCTTAGCAAGAAAAGCTGCTGCAAAAAGATGCAGATTAGCAGCTCGTAGACAGGCAAAGACACGTGTTTCCTTGGGCGAAAAGCACGCTGGCTACGAAGGAAAGAAAAAAGGTTTGATGATTTTGGTGGATTTTGAGGACGCCAAATTCAACGAAACGCATACAAAAGAGCTTTATCAACAGATAACCAATAAGTTGGGATTTGTTCACGAATTGGGATTTAGAGGAAGTGTAAGAGATTATTTCTTAGACCAGAGCAGGGGTAAATTTGATTTAACTTTTGATGTCGTAGGCCCCATACGCATGAAGAAAGGTTATGCTTACTATGGTGCCAACGACCGTGAAGGTTACGATGTCCGACCGCACGAAATGATACAAGAGGCTTGCATGGGTGCAGATGCAGAGGTGGATTTCAAAGATTACGATTGGGATCATGATGGGAAAGTGGATGCGCTTTACGTGTTGTATGCCGGTCAAGGTGAAAATTCAGCAGAAGGACAAGATTCCAAGCGCGTGTGGCCACACCAGGCGGAACTGTCTGAATCCAACTTTGATTTTAACTTGGATCAGGTGACAATCGATACTTATGCCTGTGGTCCTGAATTGTCTTCACGAACACAAATCGAAGGTATCGGAACCATCTGTCATGAGTTTTCGCATGTGTTGGGGCTGCCTGACATGTATGACACGCTTAATGGCGAGGCTTATGGCATGTTTTCATGGGATGTGATGGATCAAGGAAGTTACAACGTTGATGGCTTCGTTCCAGCTGGTTATACCAGTTATGAGCGCACTTATTTAGGTTGGTTGAATCCAATAGAGCTAACCAGCGACCTCACTGTCACGAACATGAAGCCGCTCAGTGAACAGGGTGAGGCCTATGTTATTTACAACGAAAACAATAGAAATGAATATTACCTGTTGGAAAATAGGCAAAAAACAGGTTGGGATGCAGGACTTGGTGGAGAAGGATTGCTGATTCTTCATGTTGATTTTGATGCCAAGACATGGGCCGACAATACTGTGAACAGTCAGAAAGATCATCAAAGATGTACTATTTTTCATGCCGACAATTCAGATGTTTACCTCGACATGTGGGGAAATTATAGTGCCTCAGAGATTGCAGGCGATGCCTATCCATATAAGGCCAATGACAGTCTGACAGCCAATTCTAAGCCTGCGGCCCGTTTGTTCAATGCGAATAGGTGGGGAACCTATTTCATGAATAAGGACGTGAATGAGATAACAAGAAATGATGACGGAACCATTTCTTTTCGTTTCAAGGTGGTTGCTGCCTCAACAAAACCGAATCAGACGCCGTCTGACGGCATTTTATTCCACGAAACATTTGACCAGTGTAAGGGAACGGGTGGAAATGACGGCAAGTTTAGCGGGCAAGTGGCCCGAAGCATGAATGATTTCATGACGGATATGGAAGGCTGGAACGTGCCATCAGGTGCCGCATACGGTGGCGACCGATGTGCGAAGTTTGGCACATCGTCAAAAAATGGCACCGTGTTGTCACCCGAATTTGTTGCGCACGGTAAAGACACACTCATCTTCGTGGCTGCACCTTTTGGAAAAGATGTTAACACGTTGGATGTGTACATCAACGACTCGCCGTTGGGCGTCTTTACATTGGAAAGAGGGAAGTGGACTACCATCAAGGTTCCTTTCACGGGAACCGGAGCGACGACCATCCAATTTATACCTTACAACCGCTTTTTCTTGGATGACGTAAAGGTGATAGGACCTACGAACAAGCAGGAAACTGGTATCAAACAGCTTGAGGCCAAGCCCAACACTCGCCAGCCTTTCAAAATTTATAATCTCAATGGACAGTTCGTGGGAACCAAACTCGATGCCCTGCCAAAGGGGATATACATCTTGGATGGAAAGAAAATTCTGAAATAA